The Juglans regia cultivar Chandler chromosome 11, Walnut 2.0, whole genome shotgun sequence genome contains the following window.
TTGAACACTAAGGAGGAGTTGTACTTGCTTCAAATTGATGCTAAGATGGTACGTGCATAAACTTCAGTGTATACAGATGGAAATGAACCATAGAGGCAACATAGAGTCCATGTTTTCTTTGAGTGATGCATAATCTGTGTGCTCATGTTATGTGGATGTCAAGCTATCGGAAGTGTAGAAAGTAAAGAAACTATTATTAACCAGTTTGGCTATAGAAATGTGAGACTGTAATCACACACATCAGATCAGATTGTAGTCACAAGATGGATAGTAAAAAATAGCATCATTGGATCCAAACTCCTTTTTCGATTTAAGATGATGTCTCAAGACTTAGACACCCTCTGGGTATACCTCTCCCCAACACCCAATCATGAGAGATAGTGACAAACTAAATGTTTTTCCCATAGGCCCAATGAGAGTTTTGATTTAATCTGTTGGGCTAGTTGGTTTGTTTTTCATTTAGCCTCCACATTGTTGAATGCGGATAATTTAAATAGTTAGACTGTTTTGAGTGTGCTTTGAAGGCACCAGCTGGAAGGGATTGGGTCTAGGTACCTTTCTCAATAAattctcaatttcaaattttgatcaaCCATGTGTTATCAGTTTATGGAATCTCTAAGTAATCTGAGCTGTGGTCATGATATTGTATGCTTGAAGTGGAACATGTAATTAGGATATTGGAGGACATTTTTATGTCCCTGGAAATATGTATCCTACCTGTAGTAGACCTTAAAAAGAGGAAGACATAATATGGAATTTGAAGAATGGGATAATGATCAAGAACTGGAACTCAACTACTCTATGGTGGAGACCATAAATGTTCCGTGGAAGCTAATTTTACCCTTTGTTGGGATTGATTTGGATCCTGTAATTggttagattttttctttctttcttccgaAAGCCTAATCCCAATGTCTGACGATCTCTGGTCGCCTTTTTTATGTGCACATTGTTGTAGCTTGGTGATGGATTGGTACATGAAGTTGTGGATGGTTCCAATAGCTTCCCTCATTTTTATGGCCCATCCCGAAGTTTCAGTCCTCTCCCCTCACATGCGGTCATGAAAGCAGAGAAGCTGTCTCTATCAGGTGGCCAGTTCAGATGTAGTTTGCTGGAGTAAGCAGTTCTGCTAACTTCCTATCatcatttatttatgttttgtgcTGAGTATAGAGGCTTTGAGTCCAGGGATTCATGTTAAAACTGTTGTGTATTTCTGTGACTGGTTACTGAATGTAATAGTTGGTGAGACTTCAAGTAGCAGTTGAACTCGAAGTTCCAGTATTGTGCCGCACTATTATTTAACAAGGATAAATTAATATGCATTAAATTTCTTCCCTATTTCTTTCCATGTTCTTATCATGATTTgaatctctctctttcagttttcttcttttaatgGTTTTTGCTTTAATTACTCTATCTTTACTTGGATTTAAGAAATTGGACCGTTTAGAAACTCAAAGAATTGTCATTTATTTACCTAGATGGCTGCGTTTTCACTCTCTGCAACAATATGTAGGTTCAATCTTCTGCATAAAGCAAGTGCCTTGGAATGATTTTGAAGTAACCGAGTTGTATCTGCTTCTCTCAGTTAGTGATGAGAGTGTTATTATTTGAAACAATTATCGATAACATGATTTTGGATAATCAATCTTCTCACTCATTGGTCTTGTACTGTtcttgctttgttttaatttgtcACCAGGAGATAGcggtttgaatatgtgaaacACAGACATAAATGTGGACACAAGTTCCCTGGCCCCTGGCATTATTGTTATTGGATATGTGAAATCGTGTTGACTGCTGAGTGCTGAGAACAATACATACACACAATTTGTGAAAGTTGCTTTGCTAGTCCTTTCAATGAAATTTTACTCGAGAAGATTCCAaatttcacttttctttttaagttagCTTCTGTTGATGAGCCTATACTGTCAGGCAAGTGTGTATGGCCACCCGATATCTAATTCATCTTGTGGCGTGAAGCCTCCTAGGGAAAGCTTTCGTCTTTTGTTTttgggtggctctacagccaccgctGGTGCTCTCGCTAGTGTAATTGGTGTGTTTTttcacatgtatttttttaatatttttaaatatttttttaaaaaaattcataacatcattaaaaattacttacttaattactaaataaaaaataaataaattccagCAGAAAGAGTAGCATTTTCCGTTGTTTATCTGGCTTGCAAACAGTGGAAATCTGAGGCCAAATCAACTTAAGCTAGGCTGAGGGGCATGAAAAAACGAGAGAGGAGGGGAATAGAGTGACAgtagagtaatattacatacagtcgtgaaatatGCAAACGTagtacaatcgttttgaaaaagaatgaagtttattattaaaaaattaatttctttttatataaattatatatttattcatttttttaaagcaactgcatgacgcttgcacactcacgactgcaagtatcatttctcgtGATAGTATCGCCATAAACTCTTACCTTTTATCCTCCCGGCAATTATTGTCAAATATCATGTCATAAAACTTAATTGTTAAAAGGATATTCGATAATATATGCTCTATAATATTGAatctgataaaattatataaaataaaagaggcgATTGTATGGCTATTGGTATAATTATGTTGTAGGTTAACCATCTCAATACTCAAATAGATTTATTGGTCCATTGTTAGCTGAGGCTTTCGGTGCTCTTAAAACAGTACAATTTGATCTGGAGCTTGGTCTAACACAAGTAATCATTGAAGGGGACTCCCTTCAAGTCATCAACCATCTTAGAAGGGACAAAGAAGATTGTAGCAATACAAGCATGTTTGTTAGTGAAGCAAAACAGTTCTTAGAAAATTTTGCTAAGTGGAAGGTTTCTCATATAAGGAAAAATGACAACTCTATAGCTCACTTGTTAGCAAAAGATGCTTTATCCAATTATGATCATATTGTAACTTTGGAGGATCTTCCTCCTTGTATCCCTTTGGGTTTATTAAATGGAAATGAGGtatttcatccaaaaaaaaaaaaaatagatttattggACATCATGAAAAGTATAGATATTTGTGTCAGGTAgtataaatcaaaattttaaataccgTTTCGGTGACTATTTCAATTAAGGCAttggaaagaaatatttcaatatcgATACAGTTTCTAGATagtctatataataaataaattatatgtgtaTAAGTTATGTCAACCAGGTCACATATAAATTATGTCAAAGGTCTGTGACCTGGTTGACATAACTCTCAATCTCCAAAAGAGAGGTTTGGAGATCGAAACCCCCTCCCCcactctaaaaaaattaaaaaaaatgtataaattatattttaaaataacattaatacaagtattaaaaaattaaaacacatatttataaaactcaataatatttaCAAGTTCTCGAtccaactatttaaaaaaataattactcattTTCATCACGAAAATGGGAGTAGGAATTTGATTTTCAGTTCTCAAGAAAAAGGAactaaaaaaagttaagaaaataatctTCAGATATAAGAATTaaagtgaaaattatgaaaaaatctgaattttacattaattacaaaaaaattaatttcgaCCGGTACACCGAAAATAAATCGGTATTGATCGAAACACACTGGTACGACCTGTATTTGACTCGATACGAAATATATACATTTCTTGTATTAGTCACTACTCCAATATGATAAATATCAAATGTAATAGTCGGTACaatacgaaatttaaaacactaattAAACTCATTAGAAGTATTGAGTGCGTGAGATATTTGATAGAATTTTATTCTTACAATTATAACTTGAGGCGATGTGAATCTCGGTCAATCCTTTCCTTTTGAGATAAAACACATGAACATTTGGATGATACGAGAATcctcaaaactttaaaaatactttataattttaaattttaaatttgttcactaatcattataacttttaagaacttaaaaacaaaacataaaaagtaaaataacttttacaaactttaaaataaaaataatattaaaaaattattataatatttttattctaactttttatcttttattttttaaaatctaataaaatatttttaactcaaattattttattattatttacaaaattttgagaCATTCCAAGTGTACAGACTCCAAACACGCCCGCATCCAAATAATCAACAGCCAAACCAAACTACGTCAATCTGTGAAGCATCCTAGTTTTGAAACTGTAGCACTGTCCGCGTCTTCAAATTTGTAAACATACCCATCTTTAGTGATATTTCTATCTACTAGTAAGCTTCCACGTAACGCCCGGTTGGAGGAATAAAAAAGCCttactataatataaaatccCTTCGCTGAATTAGCTGAAGCCAACAACAAGAGcaattcatccaaaaaaaatgccaaaattaAGTGGAATCTTCAAAATGGAATAATACATTATCATCCCATAATAACATGCATGAAAACTCGGGGAAGATTCATACTTCTCCAGTGTAACATGAACATCAGCTCATTGGGAAGAATGCATTATCATCTCATAGCTTATTGAAGCTCTGCTCCAGTGTAAAGTTTTGTTCTTGCTGGGAGTTTGCCTTTCATAGAGAAGCTTCTTCTCCTCCAATGTTTCTCAGTTCTGGTATGATAAACAGGAGGTATCTGGCATCTGCCTTTTGTGGGCTCCCCTCCTCGTGCAGTAGAAGACCCGTCAACTGTTAAGGGGGAAGAAGGGCCGTGTACACATCAATTCAATAGAATTCCCTCAGTTTCCAGTAATTAAGGGGGAAGAACATACTTCTACATTCAAATTAAAACTCAATACTAAGAGAAGGATCACGTACACACCAATTCAGAAACTATATAAAACAACGATCTGTTTACCAATTTACCTCTGGCTGTAGTAACTGGAAGAGATTGCAATAAGCTTCTATACATGGAATCTGTTGCCCCAAATCCTAACAAGAGTTAAAGAAGAGATTTAACGAATGGATAAATTTGATCATCTACCATCAATTTGGTACTGAGCAAAAATAATTGTCTTGGATGTTCCTGATAACAGAGACGTGTGAGCCGGCAATCAAAGAGATGAAGCAGCATCGATTACAAAATGCAGCAAAAAGCCGATATTGAGAAACCTACATATCAGTTAGGGGAAGCTCAGCCATGTAGGTCACTAATCCAGTCAACCAAAAATGAGGCAAGAAAACACTGGAAGACGACTATCCCAACACCCCCAACAAAACTGAATGTCATACTGAAACAAAACAATGACGGGGAAAGAACTATACTCGCAGCGTACTGGCAACGAGAATGAACAAAAGACTCCCAAATGCCAAACATATGTGCGAATGAAATCCCCAACTTCAATACTCGATACCACGAACAAAACAATATCCTCTCCACCAAACACAATAAATGACGACGATGAACTGAAAACCACAAACTTGTTTTCTCCCAACTTTCTCTCTGTGCTTTGCCTTCCAAAATCCAAGCTATACACCTCCCATCAATTGACCAACGCGTCATCTCATCCGTGATTCTCAAATATAACCCGACAATATCAGGCCACCGcagttgagtgagagagactTGGAAAAGCTGCTGATCTCTCTGGGAATTGACCCTAGTAGAGCATTGAAGGATAAATCAAGAAGCATCATAAGAGAACCGATGGGTGAGTTCACTGGTAAGGTTTCCTGACAAGTGGTTTTGAGACAAGAAAAGATACCTCAGTTGAGAGAGATTACCAAGTGTAAAGGGAATCGACCCACTAAGCAAGTTATTATCTATAACAActcatgtaaaataaaaaatcattaattcttATTCTAATTCAGTTGTTTTAAGATAGATACAGGAATCATATGTGAACTTTACTAACACATGTGAACTTTACAATGTGTTAGTAAAGCTTCAAACATGTTGTTTTAAGATTGATGCAAGAATCATATGTTAACTTTACTAACACGTGAACTTTACAATGTATTAGTAAAGCTCCAAACATGTTGTTTTAAGATTGATGCAGGAATTAGGGGTGTGCATCCagacaggtttttttttttggtccggtccgaaacccggaaaCCCGGGTGCATCCAGGCAGTTATCCACCTGGATTACACCTGGGCGGTTAATAATATTATGGATCCGGTTATGTGACCCGGTTATCTGTAACCGGAtcctttaaaatgaaaaaatccgCCCCTTTCCGAGTTCATCGTCTTCTCGCATCGATTAGGGTTTGCATCCGCCTTCTCGAATCCGCTTTCTCGTCTCGACGTCTTCTCGAATCTGCCTTCTCATCTTGATGTCTTCTTGAATCTGCATTCTCTCTCGGTCTCGAAGTCCCTTCTGGCCTTATTTCTCAAGGCTCTGTTCTCTCTCAAGTCTTTCGACCTCACCAAAACACGGAAACAGAAACTTCAAAGTGCTTTGCGCATCTGGGTGAGACACGCGGAGGCTaccatcaatattttctctctctctctaagctcttaaggtattttccttttctctgtttttcacatgagatttagttttaattactattttatgtaatactctgtttgtttggtttatattatttttcctttactCTGTTTTTTACATAGAATTTAGTTTTCTTGCCATTACAGTGGGTTTATGGCATTATGCCAGACAACGCATGCATGAGATCAGTGTCATATCATGAGCCACACAGTCTATTGCCTTGCACATTAATATTCTTACAtaatctctttattttattgttggacaTTCTCTATAGATTGGAGTTCAGATCATCTAGCTAGAGTACTACTGGAGGTTCTTCTCTTGtgatggctatatatatatggagtgaTGAACAGTTAGCATTTAATCCTTTATAGAAAGAGGTGTTTAACTCATAATCACTACCACGTACAACTATACGATgtgaaatagtatttttcaatatCATGATCAAGATCATAACAGATCATTATTGTCTCAAATGATCTTAAAAATAGGTGTTTAATTGAAATTACCActcctaaaaaatatataggattAACAGCTAATTATCTAGCCATTTAGTAAaagaatgaatatttttttaaaaagaaaatacaccTATTATAGGTACCTATTATTATCAAGAACAAGTTGAGAACAATTGGTAAAGCCATACGTTCCCAAGGAGCTTTTATGAGTTGATATTCTTACTTGAAGAATTAGCATATTCTTACTTAGttctttgtattaatatttgtgtGTTTTGGTTTGTTGCAGTTATTGCTAACACACTTGGTAAATATGTGCCATATGTAATTTAACCAGATCATCATGAGCTTTTTTGGAAAAGTGAAAATCAGGGTTTCATTTATTTGAGGCGTGAGTTCTTAGGTTAGACAGTATATAAAAAACTTAGAAAAGTAGTAAATGAgaatgagtaatgatacacccacaacattttgtacaacacattgtacaacaatgtgttaaatgaggggtatttttgtaaaatcatcttataaaaataagatgattttacaaaaatacccctcatttaacacattgttgtacaatgtgttgtaggtaaatcattttccaaaaatgagaATATGGCATGAGTTAGTGATTAGTTTGGGTGATTTTGTGTGGTCTGTGCACGTTGCCAATTGCCATTGTACTTTAGATTGCGAATCTTTGATGATCCCTTGTTCATGTTTCAAACTGCTTTGAAGTTGGCTTATCTGGTCTTCTAGTCGAGCTATCTCATCCTCAACCATTGCTAACTCTGCTAAGAGCTCTTTCATCTACATAGTAAACATGATAGACAATTATTATTAGCACACCTTAAAGGAAGTTTAATGAATTAACTTTGTTTAAAGCATTTTTGAAACCTTAATATAAGATGGCACATAGTTTCCATTGCGTACAAAATCCTAGAAGCCTACATctttataatatgaattttaaacatttggtaagaaaattGTATGTCATCAGGACTTGGTATTACACAAAACTATAGTATTTTGAAGGATTACTCTGTCTGAGAGCCTATATATTTTTCCTACAAGATAAAATGTTGAAATGTTGGTATTTTTCCTATAGTATGTTGGTAAACTATAGTATGTTGGTATTTTTCCTACAAGGAGCTTCATTAATCATGCGTTCTTgatgaaatgttgcatgtttgAATGAGTGGCAGTTTACCTTTGGAGGCAGGAAGTTAGGGATGCTGATAGCAGAACCATTATGTTGATTATGTGCATGATCCAAAATCTCGTGcatcattttcttcttgattCAGCATTTTTTGAAGCATAGAGACCTGCATGCATTTAAATGGGAGTAGCTTAAAATAGCTTTCTCCAACaacatgaatgcaatatttCCGGATCAGATCGAATAAAAGCTCCCGATTATATCCAATATATCTATGTTAACATGTTGCAATTGATGTTCTAATAGGAGACTTTTCTGTTCTAATCATTATAGCTTTCATTTATCTGTTGTAATTGATGTTGTTGGCAACTTATGGAGACTCAGCCCAAtagaaaatttttcaaaatggcaTCACCGGATCAAGGTGAAAGAAATCAATGTTTCCCCCTATTCCAGATTCAAGATGTGAAAACTAATgcattttgatatttgtaaatttatgttttattttaattagttgtgatgtgttattgtttattttattttttataaatttatgttttgcattgtgatgtaataacaatattatttattttgcatttatttttatttatttgttaattttttttataaaaacattttttaagttttaaagtattttttaagaaaaataaaaaaatcaaaaccggATTTATCTGATTATAACCCGaattaaatccggttataatccggatatccggttacaatccGGATATCCGCCCGGATTTTaacatccggatccggatccagTTATGGCCGGATATCCAGATCCGAATCCGGATCCGGTTGAACACCTCTAGCAGGAATCATATTTGAACTTTACAATGTGTTAGTAAAGCTCCAAACATGtaaattctatatatgattactaattaattagaatatgattattaattaacatataataggtcatatggtaaaatatgataaaattaaataaattaataattaaaaaaattaaattaatattattttattatcatataatgaataaatagatacttcaatatagagatttgatatgaatggaataatttaagttaaattcatctcatattattttattattatataatgaataaatgaataatccaatgtgaggatttgatgtgaatggaatagtcaaaattaaattcatctcatattagctaaaatttggGTCTGACTTTGGCTACTCGAGAGtgctctcaaatcactaaacttatATTAACTCTAAAActctttacatgtgagacctataatattttttaacatatcataaatacatctaacttcattttaatatcaaatacatctaaatttatcttaatatttaaatatatataaattcattttaagtgaATCTCACAAAACTTATTctattatctaaaattattactattaataaatatttcaactcaactcaattcaattcaaacgAAATCTTGAGGACATTACAAgggtaggactgttcatccgggccgggtttttttcccggcccggtccggaatCCGGAAAACCTGAATCCGGATTGAAAAACCCGGATCCATCCGGCCCGGATACGGGTTACAAATCCAGGTACCGGGTCTAAACGAAAACCACAATCCCCCCCTTCCCCGAGTCTGTCTCTCTCgctatctctctttctctcgttaCGCTTGCCGCTTGCGAAAGGAGAAACCCTAAATCCGTGCCTTCTCGCCGCGACCCCATCGCCGCCGCCGCATCTTCGTCGCCGTCACCGTGACCCCGtgagtctgtctctctctcactctctctatctctatctccctctctctctctctccattggatttctgggtttggaTTATTAGAAACTATATATTGTTGAGTTTTCCATAAGCGGGCTTCTGGGTTTGGTTAATCTCTGGCAAGTTTACTTCGGAGAGAGCCCGATTCTAGGACTCGGCTTGATCTGGGTTTGAATAAACTTTTGACCGTCCGAagctaatgatgaaggaatTAGTTATTAAGTGCATTGTAGGAATTTATCACTTAAATCcatgctttaaatataaattagtttaTAACCAGTACAATGTGCAGGATTTGGATTACTTTGTTAATTGACAAGGTCTTTTAGCTTTGCTCGATCAGAATCAAGGTAAAGTAAAAACTACATTGACTTAAAAATAGTTTCATCTGCTGAGACGATTGTTGGCTCTCCAAACAAATTAGACTTGTAAATTTTGCCATATCTGAAGAATGAGTAAGAGTGTAAGTACTACCGCTCTAACTGTATGAGTAGAACATAAAGTTTCGGTTTTAGGGTCTTCTTTTTTTGTGGGTGTAGAGTGTGGTTTTACCTTGATATGTGTTTCTCCATGAATTCTCTTACTTGAGTAGCAGAGTAAGGCTTAAGATAGCCAATAGTTTCACCAAGAAAAGGCCAGCCCATGTTTCCTGGTGGGAGGTCCAGCTTTCAGGTCATGTCATGTGTTTGTGTCGTGGTGCATAATTTATCAAGAAAAATGGAACCAAAAGGTGAAACTTCAAAAGCTACCGTAAGCATTATAGGTCAGATGTCTGCCATTTGTTTACCAATAATACACCTCAGTTTGAACCTCCTTCAATCAAATTTACAGCAGAAATATACCAACAGGATTAAACCCAACAGTGCTGAACAAACTGACCATTCATAGGGGTCTCTATATAAGCAGCAAGTGCAATAGAAGCAGAAATAAGACTCTTATTATAATAGGGGCCTTGTTTTCTCAGACcaccttgttttcttttttcaaattcaaatttttttttttatcttctgaTTTTTATCCTTTATTTGTTACTGTTGTGAAGATCTGATTTCTTATGCTCTGATGCAGGGTGTTGATCCAAGTATTAGAACGGAGGTTTGGCCTTTCCTTCTTGGAGTGTCAGAATTCCCATCTATGTATCTTTATGTATCAATGTCTATGCGTGTTTGtattatagtatttttgttCCTCTCTCTTTGATTGAGAAACTAAGTTAGATTTTGCTACATTTTGGAGACTTCTTGTTATGTTGTTAGCCATAGCCACAGGTTAACCTAATCCTATGGATTGCTTGATCCATGGCTGACTTTAAGTTGGTTGATTTATGATATGTTTTTTCCTACCCTAGTCTTGATTTTTTAACCATTCTTGTCTTAtgactcaaatatttttttttttagcttcttCTGATTTTTATCCTTTATTTGTTACTGTTCTGGATCATATGTTGAGCATAGAGCTTAGACCCATAGTTTTTGAAAAGTTCAATGTTAAATGCCAGAATTGTGTTTAGGATAATGTTTTTCACAATGGAAACAGGTGTTGTATTCTCTCCTTAAAAGCCATTAATGGtcgaagttaaaaaataaaaaaaaaaaatccgggttcAACCCGGAACCCGAGATCCGGGTTTTGAAAAACCCGGATttatccgggttccaacccgggacTGACCCGGATCAATCCGGCCCGAGTTCCagcccgggtttgaaacccggatccggatccgggtatacccgggttcccgggttggaacccggatgaacagtcctataCAAGAGAGCTAAAGGGCattacttgtaatttttttaaaatcatccCAACGTTTTGGAACTTTCCATCCATCTTTGAAATTGAAAcccttctttcttcctcttcttcacaCAGCCGCCGCTCCTCGCCGATCAGCCTCTTCTCTCTCCgtccgtctctctctccctcggtctctcggtctctcttcttcgtgatcttttttttttccgttgGACGCCTCACTCCGACGCCCTTCGTCCTCGGTTTCTGTCGCTGACGCCAGTAAGTCCCTCTCTTTCTGTCTCCATCCGtgcctctcattctctctctccactgtacctctctctctctctctctatatatatatatatatatttcactcggtctcactctctctccctctccgtgTTTAGGCCGCTCCCTCTCCACGTCGCCCAGAACCTTCGCCACTCACGACGTCGCATGAAGCCGCAGGTAAGCCTCTCAATCCTCTTATCTCTCTCTCGGTCTCCCTCTCTGCGTATACGGTTCCGACTGTCTATCTCCCAATaactctctcgctctctccgTGCTAAGCCAGCCACCGTGACTAGTGGAGGCTGCCACACCTTGTCCAGCCACGTTGCCTCGCTCCGTCGAACCCTCTTTGCAGCGCCACCTCGCCCCCGAAATCCAGCCGACCACACTCCGAGTTGGGTAAGATACTCTCTTGCTTTACCTATGTAATTGtcctttattttcttggctCAAAGGATCGTTGTTCTTCTAGAACAGGAGTTGTCTAtgattgtgtttttgttt
Protein-coding sequences here:
- the LOC109004143 gene encoding uncharacterized protein LOC109004143 isoform X2, which produces MASKDGVSGAEEFVYRISTIKEWEELQKTGSLYGGELDKSSGFIHLSKRHQVQSTLQNFFLNTKEELYLLQIDAKMLGDGLVHEVVDGSNSFPHFYGPSRSFSPLPSHAVMKAEKLSLSGGQFRCSLLER
- the LOC109004143 gene encoding uncharacterized protein LOC109004143 isoform X1 — its product is MASKDGVSGAEEFVYRISTIKEWEELQKTGSLYGGELDKSSGFIHLSKRHQVQSTLQNFFLNTKEELYLLQIDAKMLGDGLVHEVVDGSNSFPHFYGPSRSFSPLPSHAVMKAEKLSLSGGQFRCSLLEFNLLHKASALE